One genomic window of Cricetulus griseus strain 17A/GY chromosome 3, alternate assembly CriGri-PICRH-1.0, whole genome shotgun sequence includes the following:
- the Gal gene encoding galanin peptides: MARGSALLLAWLLLAATLSATLGLGVPAKEKRGWTLNSAGYLLGPHAIDNHRSFSDKHGLTGKRELQLEAEEGRPGSVDGPLPESNIVRTIMEFLSFLHLKEAGALDSLPGLPLATSSEDLEQS; encoded by the exons atGGCCAGAGGCAGCGCCCTCCTGCTAGCCTGGCTCCTGTTGGCTGCTACCCTGTCAGCTACTCTGGGGCTTGGGGTGCCA GCGAAGGAGAAGAGAGGCTGGACCCTGAACAGCGCTGGCTACCTTCTGGGCCCAC ATGCCATTGACAACCACAGGTCATTTAGTGACAAGCATGGCCTCACAGGCAAGCGGGAGCTACAACTAGAAGCGGAGGAAGGAAGACCAG GAAGTGTTGATGGACCACTGCCTGAGAGCAACATTGTGCGCACCATAATGGAGTTTCTGAGTTTCCTGCACCTTAAAG AGGCTGGGGCCCTCGACAGCCTGCCTGGCCTCCCTTTGGCCACCTCCTCAGAAGACCTAGAGCAGTCCTGA